One window of the Paenibacillus beijingensis genome contains the following:
- a CDS encoding quinone oxidoreductase family protein, protein MKAIFFDKIGSPSDDFDVLQMRDIPMPEIRENEVLIKVVSASISPTDFIFMQGLYPEPHVPVFPQIAGSHGAGVITKVGEGVSLKPGTFVGFNYHNCWAEYVAVPVEWLFPLPTDYPIEKATQFFNLISAWDLFHNAKVEPGQWLAQTAGNSTVATLVSQLAKRKGVNVISIVRQAQDHLNLKDLGASEVIELSKLSKPVSERIMEITQNKGVAGVIDCVGGPVTSELIRSLSLGGQVILYGGLSSEKFELHNFDLLFKVAEIKTYAYRYLFTPPEEEDITLLQEIAEVSSEFYSPVGGVHALEDFKTAIYESLHHPERGKRFFKISSLED, encoded by the coding sequence ATGAAGGCGATCTTTTTCGATAAAATCGGTTCCCCCTCAGACGATTTTGACGTTCTCCAGATGCGCGATATTCCAATGCCTGAGATCCGGGAAAACGAAGTCCTTATCAAAGTCGTTTCCGCTTCAATCAGCCCCACGGATTTTATATTTATGCAAGGGTTATATCCGGAACCCCATGTTCCTGTTTTTCCGCAGATTGCCGGGTCACATGGCGCCGGTGTTATAACGAAAGTTGGAGAGGGAGTATCACTGAAACCAGGAACGTTCGTCGGATTTAACTACCACAATTGTTGGGCCGAATATGTCGCTGTGCCCGTAGAATGGTTGTTTCCGTTACCAACCGACTATCCGATTGAAAAGGCCACTCAATTCTTCAACCTCATATCTGCATGGGATTTGTTCCACAATGCTAAGGTTGAGCCTGGTCAATGGCTGGCGCAAACAGCCGGCAACTCAACCGTCGCGACACTTGTATCGCAATTAGCCAAACGAAAAGGTGTGAATGTCATCTCCATCGTGAGGCAAGCACAGGATCATCTGAATCTGAAAGATCTGGGAGCGTCTGAAGTCATCGAGCTCTCGAAACTCTCAAAGCCCGTCAGTGAGCGGATCATGGAGATCACGCAAAACAAAGGCGTGGCAGGTGTCATCGACTGCGTCGGCGGCCCCGTTACGAGTGAATTAATCAGATCCCTTTCCCTTGGCGGGCAGGTAATCCTTTACGGTGGTCTCAGCTCTGAAAAATTTGAGCTCCATAACTTCGACCTTCTTTTCAAGGTCGCCGAGATCAAGACCTATGCCTACCGTTACCTCTTCACTCCGCCCGAAGAGGAAGACATCACGTTGCTTCAAGAGATCGCAGAGGTCTCATCGGAATTTTATAGTCCTGTAGGTGGAGTGCACGCTCTAGAAGACTTCAAAACCGCAATTTATGAGAGCTTACATCATCCGGAACGCGGAAAACGTTTCTTCAAGATCTCGAGCTTGGAAGATTAA
- the gntK gene encoding gluconokinase: MSHASYMIGVDIGTTSTKAVLFTENGAVVAQGNIGYPLYTPTPIVAEQDPDQILEAVVGSVSKVIEESGIGPEQVLFVSFSSAMHSVLAIDKEGVPLTRCITWADNRGSKWSEKLKKEMNGHEIYLRTGTPIHPMSPLTKLMWLSRDEQDVFSRTHKFISIKEYVFAKLFNEYVVDHSIASATGLFNLEKLDWDEEALTIAGIKREHLSQLVETTHMMNGLNPSYAKEMGISAETPFVVGASDGVLSNLGVGAIDPGVVAVTIGTSGAIRTVVDKPVTDAKGRFFCYSLMKDHWVIGGPVNNGGIIFRWIRDEFAASEVETAKRLGIEAYEVLMKIIEKVQPGAEGLLFHPFLTGERAPLWNPNARGSFFGLTLHHKKEHMIRAALEGVLFNLYTVMLAMQERIGVPAKIHATGGFARSSLWRQMLADIFDQQVVVPESFESSCLGAVVLGLYATGRIDSIHAVSGMIGTTHAHEPNREYVQIYRELLPMYIRIARKMEEEYEAIALFQQKMMKPVQ, translated from the coding sequence ATGAGCCATGCGAGTTATATGATCGGTGTGGATATCGGTACGACGAGTACGAAAGCGGTTCTATTTACGGAGAACGGTGCTGTGGTCGCCCAAGGGAACATCGGGTATCCGCTGTACACGCCGACCCCGATTGTAGCGGAGCAGGACCCGGATCAAATTTTGGAAGCGGTCGTCGGTTCGGTTAGCAAGGTGATCGAGGAGAGCGGCATCGGGCCCGAACAGGTACTGTTCGTCTCCTTCAGCTCGGCGATGCACAGTGTGCTTGCAATCGACAAGGAGGGCGTGCCGCTCACCCGCTGTATTACGTGGGCGGATAACCGCGGCTCCAAATGGTCGGAAAAGCTGAAAAAGGAAATGAACGGCCATGAAATCTACCTGCGCACGGGAACGCCCATTCATCCCATGTCGCCGCTCACCAAACTGATGTGGCTGTCGAGGGATGAGCAGGATGTGTTCAGCCGGACGCATAAATTCATCTCGATCAAAGAATATGTTTTTGCCAAATTGTTTAACGAATATGTGGTGGACCACTCGATCGCTTCCGCTACCGGGCTGTTTAACCTGGAGAAGCTGGATTGGGACGAGGAAGCGCTGACGATTGCCGGCATTAAGAGAGAGCATTTATCGCAGCTCGTCGAGACGACCCATATGATGAACGGCCTCAATCCGTCCTATGCGAAGGAAATGGGCATCAGCGCCGAAACGCCTTTTGTAGTGGGCGCCAGCGACGGCGTGCTTTCGAATCTCGGCGTCGGGGCGATCGATCCCGGCGTGGTGGCGGTAACGATCGGCACGAGCGGCGCCATCCGTACGGTCGTCGACAAGCCGGTCACCGATGCCAAGGGAAGATTTTTCTGCTATTCCCTGATGAAGGATCACTGGGTGATCGGCGGACCGGTCAATAACGGCGGTATCATTTTCCGCTGGATTCGCGACGAGTTTGCCGCTTCCGAGGTGGAGACGGCGAAGCGGCTTGGCATCGAAGCTTACGAAGTGCTGATGAAAATTATTGAAAAAGTGCAGCCCGGAGCGGAAGGACTGCTGTTCCACCCGTTTTTGACCGGCGAGCGGGCGCCGCTGTGGAATCCGAACGCGCGCGGCTCGTTTTTCGGACTGACGCTGCATCATAAGAAAGAGCACATGATCCGGGCTGCGCTGGAAGGGGTGCTGTTCAACCTTTACACCGTCATGCTGGCGATGCAGGAGCGCATCGGCGTTCCGGCCAAAATCCACGCCACGGGGGGATTTGCCCGTTCTTCCTTATGGCGCCAGATGCTGGCGGACATATTCGATCAGCAGGTTGTCGTTCCCGAAAGCTTCGAGAGCTCCTGTCTCGGGGCCGTCGTTCTCGGCTTGTACGCCACCGGCCGCATCGACAGCATTCATGCGGTGTCGGGCATGATCGGCACCACGCACGCTCACGAGCCAAACCGCGAGTACGTGCAAATTTACCGCGAGCTGCTGCCGATGTACATCCGCATCGCGCGCAAGATGGAAGAGGAATACGAGGCGATCGCGCTTTTTCAGCAAAAAATGATGAAGCCCGTTCAATAA
- a CDS encoding GntP family permease produces the protein MNTLFSLSHNATMLIWTLLAVVFLVVFIAKFKWNPFVVLLLSSVLLGLLIGMKPNDVVGSVTTGLGKTLGTIAIVIGLGTMLGKMMAESGGAERIANTLIARFGEKRVHWAMVTVAFIVGIPIFFEVGIILLIPILFTVARKTNMPLLKIGIPLLAGLSTVHGLLPPHPAPMIAIEAFGANIGKTILYALIIGIPSAIIAGPVFGSFISKRIQVQPPAELAAQFTTKNDTNLPGFGITLLTILMPVILMLIGSVAEIADPDGTGALTVFCKFIGNEIIALLIAVVFSFFSLGFSRGFSKEQLSKFMHDCLAPTASIILIIGGGGAFKAVLIDSGVGKAIAELAVNANINVIFFAYLVAALIRVATGSATVAMTTATGIVAPVLAVAPGANIELVVLATGAGSLILSHVNDAGFWMVKEFFNMSVTQTLKSWTAMETILSVFSFILILLLSLFV, from the coding sequence ATGAATACGCTATTCAGTTTAAGCCATAACGCAACGATGTTAATATGGACACTGCTGGCCGTCGTCTTTCTCGTTGTCTTTATCGCAAAGTTCAAGTGGAATCCTTTTGTCGTGCTGCTGCTGAGCTCCGTCCTGCTCGGTCTTCTCATCGGCATGAAGCCGAATGATGTCGTCGGATCCGTTACGACCGGACTCGGCAAGACGCTCGGCACGATCGCGATCGTCATCGGTCTCGGAACGATGCTCGGCAAAATGATGGCCGAGTCGGGCGGAGCCGAACGCATCGCGAATACGCTGATCGCCCGTTTCGGCGAGAAAAGAGTTCACTGGGCGATGGTTACAGTCGCTTTTATCGTCGGCATCCCGATCTTTTTCGAAGTCGGCATTATATTGCTCATTCCGATTTTGTTCACCGTTGCCCGCAAGACGAATATGCCGCTGCTGAAAATCGGAATTCCGCTCTTGGCCGGCCTTTCGACCGTTCACGGGCTGCTGCCTCCCCATCCGGCGCCGATGATCGCAATCGAGGCGTTTGGCGCCAATATCGGCAAAACGATTTTATACGCGCTCATCATCGGCATTCCGTCTGCCATCATCGCCGGACCGGTGTTCGGCTCCTTTATCAGTAAGCGTATTCAAGTACAGCCGCCCGCCGAATTGGCCGCTCAATTCACGACCAAAAACGATACCAATTTGCCGGGTTTCGGCATTACGCTGCTGACGATTCTGATGCCCGTTATTTTGATGCTGATCGGTTCCGTAGCCGAGATCGCCGATCCGGACGGAACAGGGGCGCTTACGGTCTTCTGCAAATTTATTGGCAATGAAATCATCGCGCTCTTGATCGCCGTTGTATTCTCTTTCTTCTCTCTGGGCTTCTCTCGCGGCTTCAGCAAAGAACAGCTGTCAAAATTCATGCACGATTGCTTAGCGCCAACCGCTTCCATTATTCTTATTATCGGGGGCGGCGGCGCGTTCAAGGCGGTGCTGATCGACAGCGGCGTCGGCAAGGCGATTGCCGAATTGGCCGTGAATGCGAACATCAACGTTATTTTCTTCGCTTATTTGGTCGCTGCACTGATAAGGGTTGCTACCGGCTCGGCCACCGTCGCCATGACGACGGCAACCGGTATCGTCGCTCCGGTCCTCGCGGTAGCTCCGGGGGCGAACATTGAACTGGTCGTTCTGGCTACCGGCGCCGGCTCGCTTATTCTGTCTCACGTCAATGACGCCGGGTTCTGGATGGTAAAAGAATTTTTTAATATGTCCGTCACCCAGACGTTGAAATCTTGGACGGCAATGGAAACGATTTTGTCGGTCTTCTCGTTTATTCTGATTCTGCTGTTAAGCCTGTTCGTGTAA